A single genomic interval of Terriglobales bacterium harbors:
- a CDS encoding YihY/virulence factor BrkB family protein, with product MPTVSYLMRTEVHTFAFSVAANAILSFFPFVMLLLTLSLRVFHSRTMYDVVLQLLRDYLPAGQDFVIRNLNALVAARHRVQLASLGILLITSTGVFVPLEVALNRVWGFPRNRSYLANQLVSLGLAFACGLLALLSIALTAENQQVLQLVLGGKTNLVFRTAAFVAMKAFAIGASIAIYFLIYWLLPNGPVPLRAVLPSAVMAGLISETLKYAYILALPHLNFQEVYGPFSISVALMFWAFLMGLLLLTGAYLSALGYKRET from the coding sequence TTGCCGACCGTCAGCTACCTGATGCGTACCGAGGTTCATACATTCGCATTCTCGGTTGCGGCGAATGCCATCCTTTCATTTTTCCCGTTCGTAATGTTGTTACTTACCTTGAGCCTGAGGGTTTTCCACTCGCGCACCATGTACGACGTGGTATTGCAGCTGCTGCGCGACTACTTGCCCGCCGGCCAGGACTTCGTAATTCGCAATCTGAATGCCCTGGTCGCCGCACGCCATCGAGTGCAGCTCGCTTCTCTGGGGATACTTTTGATCACGTCCACCGGCGTGTTTGTTCCACTCGAGGTGGCCCTGAACCGGGTTTGGGGATTTCCGCGCAACCGCTCTTACCTTGCCAACCAACTCGTATCACTGGGACTGGCGTTTGCTTGTGGGCTCCTGGCGTTGCTCTCCATCGCCCTCACTGCTGAGAACCAACAAGTTCTGCAATTGGTTTTGGGTGGCAAGACCAACCTTGTTTTTCGGACAGCGGCATTTGTAGCGATGAAGGCATTTGCTATCGGCGCGAGTATCGCCATTTATTTCCTTATTTACTGGCTGCTGCCCAATGGGCCGGTGCCGTTGCGTGCGGTGCTGCCCAGTGCGGTAATGGCGGGACTGATCTCGGAGACGCTGAAGTACGCTTACATCCTGGCTCTGCCACACCTTAACTTTCAGGAGGTATACGGGCCATTTTCCATCTCGGTAGCGCTCATGTTCTGGGCCTTTCTTATGGGTCTTCTGCTCCTGACAGGGGCTTACCTTTCGGCCTTGGGCTATAAGAGGGAAACTTAG
- a CDS encoding tetratricopeptide repeat protein, with product MPKPFFLSGLIRRILFLALLPSLVLSPSSSRAQKWVEVRSPHFVVDTDAGDKRGREVAFHFEQMRATFGQLLSKLTVNVPVPLQIVAFRKGNELSRFAPVFNGRAVELSGFFQSSTDRDYIGLDVSLEGRWEAVFHEYGHLLLNGNYPETQPWFDEGFAEYFSTVNVTSRGIEIGKPPIGTMEILQQSRWMPIADLFKVRHDAKVYNEGDRRSVFYAQSWLMMHYLQDKLKLRETGIYFELVLNQHVSVEDAIQKAFGMTPKQLGDSVDRYYRLGEGRYGIAKLPLDLESVASYDSKSLSALDSQAMLGDFALHTRDHQKEGVAMLEEVLQQQPNNAAAQRGLGFAFLHSGDFEKSAEHFEKAAALESQDPWVHYYSALLRYRRAGNLSRSPAENEASIRELRTAVRLNPQFADALKLLGISEMQNEELEAAQRDLAAAVQLSPRNENYAANLALVYLHMRKWEEARTLLTRLQNSQDPNIASMASQNLMQVQAMRESHLTEVSHPRSLDEMTAPQWRPKPKSKDASQDSDENVQTIKADNTPVHFLKATLVQVDCSAPPSATLTLASGAKTWKMTTTDVKRLVVIGADEFSCLWHNRRVAVNYRTASSGAGTLVSVELQ from the coding sequence ATGCCGAAACCATTCTTTTTGTCGGGTTTAATTAGAAGAATTCTCTTCCTTGCTCTTCTACCCTCATTGGTGCTCAGTCCATCCTCGAGCCGAGCACAAAAGTGGGTTGAGGTCCGCTCCCCGCACTTTGTAGTGGATACCGACGCCGGCGATAAACGCGGACGAGAAGTCGCATTTCATTTTGAGCAGATGCGCGCCACCTTCGGACAGTTATTATCCAAACTTACGGTTAATGTTCCGGTACCGCTACAGATTGTCGCTTTTCGCAAGGGCAACGAATTGAGCCGCTTCGCGCCCGTGTTCAACGGCAGAGCCGTGGAACTGTCAGGTTTCTTTCAATCTTCCACCGACCGCGACTACATCGGCCTGGATGTTTCCCTGGAAGGCAGGTGGGAAGCCGTGTTCCACGAGTACGGTCACCTGCTGCTCAATGGGAATTACCCAGAAACTCAGCCCTGGTTCGATGAAGGCTTTGCCGAGTACTTCTCTACCGTTAACGTGACCAGCAGAGGAATAGAGATCGGCAAACCGCCGATCGGGACCATGGAAATACTTCAACAGTCCCGATGGATGCCCATCGCTGATCTCTTCAAAGTGCGCCACGATGCCAAGGTTTACAACGAAGGTGACCGGCGATCAGTCTTCTATGCCCAATCCTGGCTGATGATGCATTACTTGCAGGACAAGCTTAAGCTCCGCGAGACTGGAATCTATTTTGAGCTGGTCCTGAACCAGCACGTGTCCGTGGAAGACGCCATTCAAAAAGCATTCGGAATGACTCCGAAGCAACTGGGAGATTCGGTGGACCGTTATTACCGCTTGGGAGAAGGCCGCTATGGCATCGCCAAGCTTCCGCTCGATCTGGAAAGCGTGGCCAGCTATGATTCGAAGTCACTCTCTGCTCTTGACAGCCAGGCAATGCTCGGTGATTTCGCCTTGCACACGCGCGACCATCAGAAAGAAGGCGTTGCCATGCTGGAGGAAGTGTTGCAACAGCAGCCAAACAACGCCGCTGCTCAGCGTGGTCTGGGGTTCGCCTTCCTGCACAGTGGAGACTTCGAAAAGTCGGCCGAGCACTTTGAGAAAGCTGCGGCCCTTGAGTCCCAGGACCCCTGGGTGCACTACTACTCTGCATTGTTACGCTATCGCCGAGCGGGAAATTTGAGTCGGTCGCCCGCGGAAAATGAGGCCAGCATACGCGAGCTGCGCACCGCCGTCAGGTTGAACCCCCAATTCGCCGACGCCTTGAAACTCTTAGGCATTTCAGAGATGCAAAACGAAGAGCTGGAGGCCGCCCAGCGTGACCTCGCGGCGGCAGTTCAACTGAGCCCCCGAAACGAAAATTACGCCGCCAACCTGGCGCTGGTCTATCTGCACATGCGAAAGTGGGAGGAGGCCAGGACGTTGCTGACGCGCCTGCAAAACAGCCAGGACCCGAATATTGCTTCCATGGCCAGCCAAAATCTAATGCAAGTGCAGGCTATGCGGGAATCGCACTTGACTGAGGTCTCCCATCCTCGCAGTCTGGACGAGATGACCGCACCGCAGTGGCGGCCAAAACCGAAATCGAAAGACGCGAGCCAGGACTCCGATGAGAATGTCCAGACCATCAAGGCTGACAACACTCCCGTGCATTTCCTGAAAGCCACCTTGGTGCAGGTAGATTGCTCCGCTCCTCCGTCAGCCACGTTGACTTTGGCGTCAGGAGCAAAGACATGGAAGATGACGACTACCGATGTGAAGCGCCTGGTTGTCATCGGAGCCGATGAGTTCTCTTGTCTCTGGCACAATCGGCGGGTCGCGGTGAACTACCGCACTGCCAGCAGTGGCGCCGGTACCCTTGTGTCGGTGGAACTGCAGTAG
- the queG gene encoding tRNA epoxyqueuosine(34) reductase QueG has product MQQLSYIKDAVLKAAATAGFDLAGVAGVHEYAELNFFSQWIAAGHAGEMNYMQARNEHGELKRASLGSAVPWARSVIVCALNYNTAEPYSTEVNNSKTGWISRYAWSQLDYHKVVLTRLQQVEDELHRALSENGTDPAASLQTRCYVDTGPLVERVYAKYAGVGWVGKNTCVINQRLGSWVFLGVILTSLELAPDVPAADRCGTCTRCIEACPTDALLAPHILDSNRCISYLTIEKRGAIPEDLREGIGRHLFGCDICQDVCPWNRKSPATGEPQLQPRPELVSPALDWLAQMSGEEFASTFRGSPVRRAKLSGLRRNSVVAMGNSRDRNFIPTLEKLSADPDPVVAEHAHWALERLNS; this is encoded by the coding sequence ATGCAACAACTTTCCTATATTAAGGATGCGGTACTAAAAGCCGCTGCTACGGCCGGATTCGACTTAGCCGGGGTGGCTGGAGTGCACGAGTACGCCGAGCTCAACTTCTTTTCCCAATGGATTGCAGCTGGTCATGCTGGTGAAATGAACTACATGCAAGCACGCAATGAGCACGGAGAATTAAAGCGCGCGTCTTTAGGTTCGGCAGTACCGTGGGCGCGTAGCGTTATCGTCTGCGCCCTCAACTACAACACCGCAGAGCCCTATTCCACTGAGGTGAACAATTCTAAAACAGGCTGGATCTCGCGCTACGCCTGGTCGCAACTGGATTACCACAAAGTCGTCTTGACTCGACTGCAACAGGTAGAAGACGAGTTGCACCGGGCGCTATCTGAAAATGGAACTGACCCAGCGGCCAGCCTGCAGACGCGCTGCTATGTGGATACCGGCCCACTCGTCGAGCGCGTTTACGCCAAGTATGCCGGCGTAGGATGGGTGGGAAAGAACACCTGCGTGATAAACCAGCGGCTGGGATCGTGGGTCTTTCTTGGCGTGATTCTCACGTCGCTGGAGCTCGCGCCTGATGTCCCTGCGGCCGACCGCTGCGGCACATGCACTCGCTGCATTGAGGCGTGTCCGACGGACGCGCTGCTCGCGCCCCATATTCTGGATTCAAATCGTTGCATCTCTTATCTCACCATTGAGAAACGTGGCGCAATTCCGGAAGACTTGCGTGAGGGCATAGGACGGCATCTTTTCGGATGTGACATTTGTCAGGATGTTTGTCCCTGGAATCGGAAATCGCCTGCGACCGGCGAACCACAGTTGCAGCCGCGGCCTGAATTGGTGAGCCCCGCATTGGATTGGCTGGCGCAGATGTCTGGCGAGGAATTCGCCAGCACATTTCGCGGTTCGCCCGTGCGACGGGCAAAGCTCTCGGGATTACGTCGTAACTCGGTGGTGGCCATGGGCAACAGCCGAGATCGTAACTTCATTCCCACTTTAGAAAAACTATCGGCAGATCCAGATCCGGTCGTGGCAGAACATGCCCATTGGGCCCTCGAGCGCCTGAACAGCTAA
- a CDS encoding cold-shock protein, with protein MREKGTVKWFNGAKGYGFIQRSTGEDVFVHFSAIQENGYRTLNEGETVEFDLLKGPKGFQAANVVRV; from the coding sequence GTGAGAGAGAAGGGCACAGTAAAGTGGTTTAATGGGGCTAAAGGCTATGGATTCATTCAACGGTCCACAGGAGAGGATGTCTTTGTCCATTTTTCCGCGATCCAGGAAAATGGCTACCGCACCCTCAATGAAGGTGAGACGGTGGAATTCGACCTGCTCAAGGGCCCCAAGGGTTTCCAGGCGGCGAATGTAGTCCGGGTTTAG
- a CDS encoding DUF507 family protein — MRLSRDKVNKLAHTVSDALATLDEVDFVEDRNTIRLEVRRLLEELLNQEARIDASARQKIENQKRTILEGSQEWDILYRKYYNEEVKKLGI; from the coding sequence GTGAGGCTCAGCCGAGACAAAGTGAATAAGCTGGCCCACACCGTTTCTGACGCCCTTGCCACCTTGGACGAAGTAGATTTCGTGGAAGATCGCAACACCATTCGCTTGGAAGTTCGACGTCTCCTGGAAGAGTTACTTAATCAGGAGGCCAGGATTGACGCCTCGGCCCGGCAGAAAATCGAAAATCAGAAACGCACCATTCTCGAAGGTTCCCAGGAATGGGACATCCTTTACCGCAAGTACTACAACGAGGAAGTCAAGAAGCTGGGCATTTAA
- a CDS encoding DUF507 family protein: MVFSKEYVGYLAREVTKKLVAGNFIETQQLPAVTQKVHAALLEEIALEDRINDEVRVILEAYSEEMRKSGANYQEMFKKVKNELVRKYKAVL; the protein is encoded by the coding sequence ATGGTTTTCTCGAAAGAATATGTGGGCTACCTGGCCCGCGAGGTGACCAAGAAACTGGTTGCCGGCAATTTCATTGAAACCCAGCAACTTCCCGCAGTGACGCAGAAAGTGCACGCGGCGCTGTTGGAGGAGATCGCTTTAGAGGACCGCATCAACGACGAGGTGCGCGTCATCCTTGAGGCCTATTCGGAAGAGATGCGCAAGAGCGGGGCCAACTACCAGGAAATGTTTAAAAAGGTCAAAAACGAGCTGGTTCGCAAGTACAAGGCGGTGCTGTGA
- a CDS encoding alkaline phosphatase family protein encodes MRSPRISILSKCLVHRALFVLPIFGSMLAIGRPAAACTLSTTNRTVTICTPGNNSQVVTPARVVAGATDSLTVTAMQIYIDSKLVYKVSGKAVDTFVNLTPGAHSLTVKGWDSSGSFSKNIKVAMSPPCALNPTNQTVTICTPGAGATVSLPTHLVAAANDSTPTKLMQVLIDGVSYKQVSSNTADLYLTGLAPGQHTVQVKAQDTAAVTFSSSVAINVTDNAGLSNLKHIIYLVQENRSFDSYLGRLGQYRVDRGFSNNVDGVPLGATLVANNGVAVHPFHYQSVCTEGLTPSWTESHIDVNGGLMDKFLQTGITSNIDPYNTRALGHYDWNDLPYLYSLAFNFGTSDRFFSPLLANTLPNRMYLFAGTSFGHIFSDQYPTGGWPQATIFDHLDQAGVSWRYYYQDNSTYLTQWAGYYSGNQHTKLFPISQYYTDLQNESTLPSVIFIERASSAGLDEHPGQNLQNGATRVAQIINALIGSPSWKSSAFILTFDEGGGLYDHVVPATIMKPDGIAPMIPSGTPPGDFAHTGFRIPLVVVSPWAKPHYVSHTWRDLTSILRLIETRFNVPALTVRDASADNMMEFFDFSTPQPVPTLLPPATGGTCDWNKEKAPGF; translated from the coding sequence ATGAGATCACCTCGAATTTCAATTCTCTCGAAGTGCTTGGTTCACCGTGCTTTGTTCGTGCTCCCCATTTTTGGCTCCATGCTTGCTATTGGCCGTCCCGCTGCCGCATGCACCCTTAGTACTACGAACCGGACGGTAACCATTTGCACTCCCGGGAACAACTCACAGGTGGTTACACCGGCACGCGTGGTTGCCGGGGCTACGGACTCGCTGACCGTGACCGCCATGCAGATCTATATCGATAGCAAATTGGTATACAAGGTGAGCGGCAAGGCAGTGGATACTTTTGTGAACCTCACCCCGGGGGCTCACTCGCTGACAGTAAAGGGCTGGGACAGTAGCGGGAGCTTCTCCAAGAACATCAAGGTTGCAATGAGTCCACCCTGCGCCCTGAATCCCACCAATCAGACGGTCACTATCTGCACACCCGGCGCGGGAGCAACCGTGAGTCTGCCGACCCATCTGGTGGCGGCGGCAAATGATTCGACGCCCACGAAGCTGATGCAGGTGCTGATTGATGGCGTAAGTTACAAGCAGGTTAGCTCAAATACGGCTGATCTTTACCTCACCGGCCTGGCGCCTGGGCAGCACACGGTACAGGTGAAAGCGCAAGACACAGCGGCGGTGACGTTCAGCAGTAGCGTCGCCATCAACGTCACTGACAATGCTGGTTTGTCGAACCTGAAGCACATCATCTACCTCGTCCAGGAAAACCGGTCCTTCGACAGTTATCTGGGCCGCTTGGGGCAATACCGTGTGGATCGCGGCTTCAGCAATAACGTCGACGGCGTGCCGCTGGGCGCCACGCTGGTTGCCAATAATGGTGTGGCAGTACATCCATTTCATTATCAGAGCGTTTGTACTGAGGGTCTGACGCCGTCCTGGACTGAAAGCCATATTGACGTGAATGGCGGACTAATGGACAAGTTTCTGCAGACCGGAATCACCTCCAATATTGATCCGTACAACACTCGCGCGCTAGGTCATTACGACTGGAACGACTTGCCCTATTTGTATTCCTTGGCGTTCAATTTCGGCACGAGTGACCGCTTCTTCTCGCCGCTTTTGGCCAATACCCTGCCCAATCGTATGTACTTGTTTGCTGGAACTTCGTTTGGGCACATCTTTTCCGATCAGTACCCGACTGGCGGCTGGCCCCAGGCAACGATTTTCGATCATCTCGACCAAGCGGGCGTCTCCTGGCGCTACTATTACCAGGACAACAGCACTTATTTGACGCAGTGGGCCGGCTATTATTCGGGAAATCAGCACACCAAGCTGTTCCCAATCTCGCAGTATTACACCGACCTGCAGAACGAAAGCACCTTGCCATCCGTGATCTTCATTGAGCGCGCTTCTTCGGCTGGATTGGATGAGCATCCGGGGCAAAATCTTCAGAACGGCGCCACCAGGGTGGCCCAGATCATCAATGCACTGATCGGCAGCCCCTCATGGAAATCTTCGGCGTTCATCCTTACCTTCGACGAGGGGGGCGGCTTATACGACCACGTGGTTCCGGCGACGATCATGAAGCCGGACGGCATCGCTCCCATGATTCCTTCGGGGACCCCACCCGGCGATTTTGCCCACACCGGCTTCCGCATTCCCCTGGTCGTGGTTTCTCCCTGGGCGAAGCCGCACTATGTTTCGCACACCTGGCGCGACCTCACTTCCATTCTTCGGCTCATTGAGACGCGCTTCAATGTGCCGGCGCTGACCGTGCGCGACGCATCGGCGGACAACATGATGGAGTTTTTCGATTTCTCCACGCCGCAGCCGGTGCCAACCCTGCTGCCGCCAGCGACGGGTGGAACCTGCGACTGGAACAAGGAGAAGGCGCCAGGATTCTGA
- a CDS encoding Kdo hydroxylase family protein: MSWIDVAEFGVGGWRPQSDAGERSRWYCEELERGQVLFFPQPPFAFAAADREFLVGLPPTTLRLHKNISYRPQEDILRGFSSDGKGTQQRMHQVLRGYSEQVTEFVRRFLSPYRERLMLDFASFRPQEEAGRDLPLHKRNDLLHVDAFPSRPTRGGRILRVFTNIHPSKERVWLTAERFPELAQRYARDAGLPSIASESKRGLLSRLLYLAGLKVAGRSAYDSFMLRFHDYLKENAQFQRSATKVRLAFPPLATWMVFTDGVPHAALSGQFALEQTFIVPPEALVAPEHSPIRVLEKLCGRALAS, translated from the coding sequence ATGTCCTGGATCGATGTGGCTGAATTTGGGGTGGGCGGCTGGAGGCCGCAATCCGATGCCGGCGAGCGTTCCCGCTGGTACTGTGAGGAACTGGAACGCGGACAGGTCCTATTCTTTCCCCAACCGCCGTTCGCGTTCGCCGCTGCGGATCGCGAGTTCCTGGTTGGGCTTCCGCCCACTACCTTGCGCCTTCACAAGAACATTTCTTACCGCCCACAAGAGGATATTTTGCGGGGGTTCTCCTCGGATGGAAAGGGAACGCAGCAGCGTATGCACCAGGTGCTGCGCGGATACTCGGAGCAGGTAACCGAGTTCGTGCGCCGGTTCCTTTCACCTTATAGAGAACGCCTGATGCTTGATTTCGCCAGCTTTCGTCCGCAGGAAGAAGCCGGCCGCGACCTGCCGCTGCACAAGCGTAACGATCTGTTGCACGTGGACGCATTCCCCAGCCGCCCGACGCGCGGCGGACGCATTCTCCGCGTGTTCACCAATATCCATCCCAGCAAGGAGCGGGTGTGGTTAACGGCGGAACGGTTTCCAGAACTGGCGCAGCGTTATGCGCGTGATGCCGGCTTACCCAGCATTGCATCTGAAAGCAAACGTGGACTGTTATCGCGGCTGTTGTATTTGGCTGGGCTGAAAGTGGCCGGCCGCTCGGCCTATGATTCTTTTATGCTGCGCTTCCACGATTACCTGAAGGAGAATGCGCAATTCCAGCGGAGCGCAACCAAGGTACGCCTGGCATTTCCGCCGCTGGCCACCTGGATGGTGTTCACGGACGGCGTGCCTCACGCCGCGCTCTCCGGTCAGTTTGCTCTGGAGCAAACCTTCATCGTCCCGCCGGAGGCGCTGGTCGCGCCCGAGCATTCTCCCATTCGCGTGCTCGAAAAGTTGTGCGGAAGAGCGCTGGCGAGCTGA